Below is a window of Mycobacterium dioxanotrophicus DNA.
TCCCCGCGGGTCTCAGCCGATGACCGGCAGGGTGATCGTGGACGGGTGGGCCGGGTCGTGCAGCACGGTCTGGGTGGCCTGCACGGTCCTGGTGTCCTGGCCGAACGGTGCCCCGGTGTTGGGATTGGGCGCGAACTGCGGGTAGTCGCTGCTGGAGACCTCCAACCTGATGCGGTCGCCGGCCCGGAACAGGTAGCTGGTGGGCCAGACCTGGATCCGGTACTGGTAGGGCTGCCCGGGAGTCGTCGGCGTCGGATCGGCCAGCGAATCCCGGAACGGTGTCCGCAGGACGCCGTTGTTGAGGTTGATCGCCTGCCCGTCGGGTTTGACGACGACGAGTTTCGCGGTGAAGTCGGTGTCGACGGCGGTGGACTGGGCCCACAGCGTGACCGTGACCGGGCCGGTGACCTCGGTGTCCTTGGTCAGCGGTGCTGAGCTGTACACCAGCACATCGGAGCGTTGCTCGACGGGAGTCTGGTCGTAGGGCCCCTGCGGGCCGTTCAACGCCCCGCAGCAGGAGTGCCCGCCAAGGCTGGGCGCGGGGAAGGCCGGATCGTAGAGATAACTGTCGGGCGGTTGCGCAGCCGGCGGCTGGGTCGTGAGTTGCCCCTCCCGGTCGGCGAACCCGCCGGACCCGGAGAGATACCAGTTGGTCCAGTGTGTTTGCGGCAGCGGCCAATTCGGTGCGGTCTTCCAGACATTGGCGCCCATGAGAAAGTAGTCGACGCGGGGCGGGCCTGCCACATCGTTGTCCTCGCCCTTGAGAAAGTGGTCATACCAGGCGAGTTGGAGTTCGTTGATGGGACTGTTGGCCACTGGCCCGATGTCCTTGAGCATCGGCGCGGCCACCGAATCGGGCCTGCCCCAACCGACGTGGTCCCAGGGCCCGATGACCAGCCGCTGGTTGGTCCGGGCCACATCGCTGCCGCCATGGGTCGTCATCCCGGTGAAGTTCTCGATACCACCGGCCAGGAATGCGTCGTACCAGCCTTCGATGTGCAGCACCGGGATCTTCACCGCGGGGTAACGGTCCCTGATGCTGAACCGGCGCCAGAAGTCGTCGCGGGTGCTGTGCCGGATCCAGTCGAAATACCACGGCGCGACCACGGGGTTGGTGGGCTGCATCGGTGGAAGGTCTTTGAACGGGCGGTAATTCAGCCACCGGGTCGGATCGGCGGCAGCGGCCTTCAACTGCGCCACGGCCTGCTTGTCATCCCGGTTGATCGCGGCGGTGGTGGCGATGTCCTCGATCGCCCACGGCAACACGAACCCCAGCCGGAACTCCCCGCCCTCGTAGTTCCATCCGTCGTAGTAGTCCGATGCGGTGTTCGCGGGGACGATGGTCGCCAGGTGCGGGGGCGTGGTCACCGCTGCCAGCCACTGCGTGGCCCCGACGTAGGACGACCCGTACATGCCGACCTTGCCGTTCGAGCCCGGCAGGGCGGCCGCCCATTCCACCGAGTCATAGCCGTCGTCCATGTCGTGGGTGAACTCGCTGAACACGCCGCCCGAGTTGCCCTGGCCCCGAATATCCTGCACCACAACCAGATAACAGTGCGACGCGAACCAATCGGGCGGCTCGAAGCGGTCCACGTCCGTCTGTGCCGCCGACTTGCCGTACTGGGTGCGCATCAGGATCACCGGCACCGCGTCGGAGGTCTTGGGACGGTAGACGTCGGCGCGCAACACGGTGCCGTCGCGCATGGTGGCCGGTACGTCGTGCTCGGTGGTCACATCGCACGGTCCCCGTCCGGTCGCCGCGGGGAACGGACGCTGCATGTCCGCGTCGTGCCCGTTCGTACAGCCGGTCACGACCAGGACGGTGCTGACCAGGATGGCGATGACGGCGCGGATCGCGGGGGGCACCCAGCGAGCGTATCGCTGCCGCGTCGGTTCAGAACTGCCCGCAGTTGGGCGCCGTCGGTATTCCGTTGAACCGGTCGGCGATCCACTGCATGGCCGCTTCGCCGTCGACCAGCATCGGCAGCGCGTGGTTGATCACCAGCTTGTTGAGGAACGGAGGTTCCTCGTTGGTGCGGAACTCCACGTCGGCACCCTTGTCACACCAGTCCCGGCCCAACTGATTGGCCGCCGTCCAGGGCACCAGCGGGTCGTAGCGGTTGCTGTTGATCAGCACCGGAGCGTCGGGGCGGTAGCGGCCGATCTTCTGCAGGTCGAACAGGCCGCTGAACGGCTCCTCGTTGACCAGTTGGTGGATGTCTTCGGTGAAGTACGGCTGCAGATGCCGGAACATGAACTTTGCGATGGTCTCGGCGATGCATTGTCCGGCCACCTTGTTGAGCAGGTCTTCCCCGCGGGGAGTGAGCTTGTCGTGAATCGCCTGCGCTGCTTCGGGATACGCTTGCAGAACTCCGTTGATGGCGTACCCGACCACGCCGACTAGGGCACTGCCGTCGGCGTAGGGGAACAGTTCCTTCAGGTCGGCGGGTGGCGCGCCCGCGTAGGTGCCAACCACGTGGAGGTCCGGCGCGTAGGAGGCAGCCAGCTCGGCCGCCGACGCGGCTGCGCCGCCGCCCTGGGAGTAGCCCCAAAATGCCACGGGCCCATGGGGATCCAGCGATGTGCCGGGAAGTTTGAGAGCTGCGCGTCCCGCGTCGAGCATGGCGTTGCCCTCTGCGACGCGGTTGACGTAGGTGTGCAGGCCCGGCGTTCCCAGTCCCTGATAGTCCGTCATCACGATGGCGAAACCGCGGGCCACCATGGTCGCGACGAACAGCTCCTCGTAGTTGAAGGCGATATCCAGCCACGGCGACCAGTGGATGCCCTGATTGAACTGCCGCGACGGCGCACACTGGTCACCCTGCCCCTGAGTGCCGGGACCGTAGACGATCAGCGGCCGCGGCCCCTTGCCGGGCCAGTCGTTCTGGGGCTCGAAGTAGGTGCCCGTCACGGCCATCGGGTTTCCCCGAGAATCGGTGCTGCGGTACATGATTCGCGTGCCGGCGGCCATGATCGCACCGAGCTGCCCGGACGGTTCCAGCACCAACCGGGACGGCTCGGTGCGAATCAGGTCTCCGGGCGCGCCGGGTGGCAGCGGGTCGGGTGGAGTGTAGAACTCGGCGTACTGATCTTCGTTGAAGATCGGGTCATGGTTGCGCAGGGTCGGGTCGGGGTCGGCGTGCGCTCGCGGTATCACACCCACACTTCCGAAAAGCAGCAGCACGCACAAAGCCCCCCACAGCCGACGCATGGTCGGCAAGGTTAACAGATCAGCCTGCAGATGTAATGACCGTGCATGGCCGGCGGCGCCCATGTGCGGCACCGCCGGCCTGCGGCACCGTCAGTCGACCGTGGTGTCGTTCAGTTCAGCACGGAACTTGGCTTCGCGGGCGACGTGCGTGGGCCGACGCCGCAGCACGGACCAGGCGATGCCGAGCACGATGAACCACACCGGGGTGACCAGCAGCGCGTGCAGGGTGTCGGGCTTCTGGGTGAACGCCCACACCAGGAACACGAAGAACGCCAGCACCACGTAGCACATCGCGATGCCGCCGGGCATCTTGAACTTCGACGCCTCGTGCAGGTGCGGCCGCCTCCGGCGGTACACCAGGTAGCTGCTCAGGATGATCGTCCAAACGAAGATGAAGCACAGCGACGAGATGGTGGTGACGATGGTGAACGCCTCGATGATCGAGTCACCGACGGCCACCATCACCACACCGGCCAGCAGGAACACGCCCGAGAGGAACAGTGCGTTGGCGGGCACCCGTCGCGAGGTCAGCTTGCCGAATCGGCTTGGCGCATCGCCTTCCTGGGCCAGGCCGTAGACCATCCGCGAGGTGGAGTAGATGCCGGAGTTGGCCGACGAGGTCGCCGAGGTGAGCACCACGAAGTTGATCACCGAGGCCGCGATGCCCAGGCCGGCGAGGCTGAACATCGCGACGAACGGGCTGCGGTCGGCGCTGATCTCGCGCCACGGGGTGACCGAGATGATGACGGCCAGCGCGGCGACGTAGAACAGCATCACGCGCACCGGGATCGAGTTGATGGCCTTCGGCAGGTTGCGCTCGGGGTTCTTGGCCTCGGCCGCGGTGGTGCCGACCAGTTCGATGCCGACGAACGCGAACGTGGCGATCTGGAAGCCGGCCACGAATCCCATTGGGCCGGTGGGGAAGAACCCGCCGTCATTCCACAGGTTGGCGAAACTGGCGTGGGCTCCACCGGGAGCCTGGAAGTGGTTGAGCACCATCACCAGACCGACCACGATCAACGCGCCGATCGCGACGATCTTGATCAGCGCGAACCAGAATTCGGTTTCCCCGAACGCCTTCACAGTCGGCAGGTTCAACCCGATGAGCAGGACCACCGCGGCCAGCGCCGGGATCCACAGCGGCAGGTCGCGCCACCAGTACTGCACGTAGCCGGAGATCGCCACGACGTCGGCGACCCCGGTGACGATCCAGCAGAACCAGTACGTCCAGCCGGTGAAGAAACCAGCCCACGGACCGAGCAGGTCAGCGGCGAAATCCGCGAACGACTTGTAGTGCAGGTTCGACAGCAGCAGCTCGCCCATCGCCCGCATGACGAAGAAGAGCATGAAGCCGATGATCATGTACACGAAGATCACCGACGGGCCCGCCAGGCTGATGGTCTTGCCGGAGCCCATGAACAGCCCGGTGCCGATCGCGCCACCGATGGCGATCAACTGGATATGGCGGTTGGAGAGCTGGCGCGAGAGCTGCGGCTCGCCGGACGACAGATTTGGTTGCGCTACTGGAACAGTCAGATCATTGGATTGGGTCACAACATCCTCAGGGATCAGGCGCGATGGAGAGCGCGGACTATGGCGCCTCCCCGACTCTGTCCATTGGACCTGAGAGTTTTCACGAACCGCCGACTGAGTCGTGCGACGGTCCGCTTGCCCCTTCGGTGAGCCAAACCGGTAGTGGTTGACTGCTTTCCAGAGGTGCCTAGTCGCGGCGGTATCGATTGCCTGAGAGATTCCCGGGGAGGATTTGCTCCTGCGGCGCCCGCCCACTGGATGGGGGTGGGACTCTCCCGCCACGCCTCAACGGCGTCTTGAGTTGTGAGCCACTTCAACCTCGAAGTGTGCCGCGCGTCACTCTATCCGCCGAACCCGGGTTGCGCAATCGGGCACCGCCCGACCCCGGCGTCGGGGCACCAGCGGGTGCGCGAAACCACCGACAAAATCGCCCAAACCCGAAGGGGTTTGGGCGATTTCGTATCGACTCCGGCTATCTCAGTAGCGGTAGTGCTCCGGCTTGTACGGGCCTTCGACGTCGACGTTGATGTACTCGGCCTGCTCCTTGGTGAGCTTGGTCAGCGTGCCACCGAGTGCCTCGACGTGGATCCGGGCCACCTTCTCGTCAAGATGCTTGGCCAACCGGTACACGGCGTTGTCGTACTCGTCGTTCTTGGTCCACAGCTCGATCTGGGCGATCACCTGGTTGGAGAAGCTGTTGCTCATGACGAACGAGGGGTGGCCGGTGGCGTTGCCCAGGTTCAGCAGACGACCTTCCGACAGGACGATGATCGACTTGCCGTTGTCGAACGTCCACTGGTCGACCTGCGGTTTGATGTTGAGCCGCTTGGCATCCGAGCGCTCCAGGGCGGCCATGTCGATCTCGTTGTCGAAGTGGCCGATGTTGCCGAGGATGGCCTGGTCCTTCATCGCCTTCATGTGATCGAGGGTGATGATGTCCTTATTGCCGGTCGCGGTGACGACGATGTCGGCCTGCGAGATTCCCTCTTCGACCGTGACGACATCGAAGCCGTCCATCAGCGCCTGCAGCGCGTTGATGGGGTCGATCTCGGTGACCGACACCCGGGCGCCCTGGCCCGCAAGCGATTCCGCGCAACCCTTACCCACGTCGCCGTAGCCGCAGATCAGCACCTTCTTGCCACCGATCAGCACATCGGTGCCACGGTTGATGCCGTCGATCAGCGAGTGCCGCGTGCCGTACTTGTTGTCGAACTTGCTCTTGGTGACCGAGTCGTTGACGTTGATCGCCGGGAACGGCAGCTCGCCGGCAGCCTCGAACTGGTACAGCCGCAGCACACCGGTGGTGGTCTCCTCGGTGACGCCCTTGACCGCCTCGGCGATCGTGCTCCACTTGGTCTTGTCGTTCTCGAAGGTCTTGCGCAGCACCGAAAGGAAGACCTTCCACTCTGCGGGATCGTCGTCCTCGGCGGGCGGCACCACACCGGCCTTCTCGTACTGCGCACCGCGCAGCACCATCATGGTGGCGTCACCGCCATCGTCGAGAATCATGTTGGCGGGTTCGCCGTCCCAGGTGAGCATCTGCTCGGCGGCCCACCAGTACTCCTCGAGCGACTCGCCCTTCCACGCGAAGACCGGCACACCCTTGGGTGCCTCTTCGGTGCCGTGCGGGCCGACGACGACGGCCGCGGCAGCGTGGTCCTGGGTGGAGAAGATGTTGCACGACGCCCACCGGACTTCGGCACCGAGCGCGACGAGCGTCTCGATCAGCACCGCGGTCTGCACGGTCATGTGCAGCGAGCCCGAAATGCGTGCCCCCTTGAGCGGTGCCACGTCGGCGTACTCGCGGCGCAGTGCCATGAGGCCGGGCATCTCGTGCTCGGCCAGGCGAATCTCCTTGCGGCCGAAGTCAGCCAACGACAGGTCAGCGACCTTGAAATCGATCCCGTTGAGGCTATCCGCCTTCAACTCGGTCATGTAGAGCCCTCTTTCAGTCGTGATTGCTTGCCAGCACACGGGTGCGCGCACGGCGCGACGCCACATGCAGATACCTCTAGCCTGCGGGCTCGCGGGACAGGCGCTCATGCGGTTTTACTGCGGCGGCGCTCTGACAGCTAAGGGGTATCTATCACACCGTAGCGCTCAGCGAATGGCGTCATGAGTCGGGCCAGGTCACCGGCCACATCATGATCAGCTTCCGGCGGCATGGACACGTAGCTCATCGCCAGTCGCACGATCGCGCGGGCCAGCACCCCGGCGTCCTGATCGCTCGCCTTCATCCAGCTGTTCTGGAACGTCCCCGTCAGCCGGTCCGAGCACCGGCTGATGATGGGGCCGCTGCCGGTGGTGATGATCTGCAGCAGGTCGGGTTTGGACGCTCCGGTGAGCAACGAGGTCACCAGCGGATCGGCGGCCGACTCGGCGAAGAACGCCCGGAAGCCCTCCAGGAACGCCGCATGCACCTCGCCGACGTTGTGGTTGATGGCCTCGTCCACCGCGTCCACCAGCCTGTCGGCGAGCCGCATCGCGTACCCCTCGGCCAGCCCCTGCCGGGAGCCGAACTCGTTGTAGATGGTCTGACGGCTGATGCCGGCCGCGGTGGCCACGTGCGACAGCGTGATCGCCGACCAGTCCCGCGTCAGCAGCAGCTCGCGCATGCCGTCGAGAATCGAGTCGCGCAGCAGCACCCTGGACGCCTCGGCGTACGGGATGCGCCTGTCACTCGGTCGACTCACACGCGCGACTCTAATCGCTCCCGGCGCCGCAATCGGGCTTCCCGCAGTTCCCGTCGTGCTGATCCGCGCTGCGGTCACGGTCGGGCGATCTCCATCATCTCGAAGTCGGACTTGGCAGCGCCACAGTCGGGGCAGCTCCAGTCGTCCGGGATGTCGTCCCAGCGGGTCCCCGGGGCGATACCGTCCTCGGGCCAGCCCTTCTCCTCGTCGTATTCGAATCCACACTGCACACAGACGAACAGCTTGTATGGCTCTGTGCTGGTCGGCTCCTCGCGCAAGCGCTCGTCGGTCATTTCGTCACTCCTATTTCCTCGAAATCGACTTTCTCGCGCACCGCACAGTCCGGGCAGCACCAGTCATCAGGTACCTGGTCCCACGGTGTGCCTGCCGGGAATCCTTCCCGCGGCGCGCCCTTGGCCTCGTCGTAGGTGTAGCCGCATCCGGGGCATGTGTAGGCGCTCACGCTCCAGCCCTCGGTTCCTCGCGCAAGCGCTCGTCAGCAGCCCTCGGTTCCTCGCGCAAGCGCTCGTCAGCAGCCCTCGGTTCCTCGCGCAAGCGCTCGTCAGCAGCCCTCGGTTCCTCGCGCAAGCGCTCGTCAGCAGCCCTCGGTTCCTCGCGCAAGCGCTCGTCAGCAGCCCTCGGTTCCTCGCGCAAGCGCTCGTCAGCAGCCCTCGGTTCCTCGCGCAAGCGCTCGTCAGCAGCCCTCGGTTCCTCGCGCAAGCGCTCGTCAGAGACTCCGTAACGGGCCAACACCTTCTCGCGCAACCGCGGCTGGATGTTCACCCGCGTGATGTCGCCGTCGTAGTGCTCGAGCACGCGGTGATCCATCAACTTGCGCCACAGCGGTGGCAGGTAGGTCAGCCCGATCAGCGTCGCGTAGCCACTGGGCAGGTTCGGCGCACCGTCGATGCTGCGCAGGGTCTGGTACCGCCGGGTCGGGTTGGCGTGGTGGTCGCTGTGACGCTGCAGGTGGTACAGGAACAGGTTGGTCACGATGTGGTCGGAGTTCCAGCTGTGCACCGGGGCGCAGCGCTCGTAGCGACCGCTGGGGGTCTTCTGCCGCAGCAGGCCGTAGTGCTCCAGGTAGTTGACCGACTCCAGCAGGCTGAACCCGTAGATGGCCTGGACGATGACGAACGGGATGAGCGCCGGACCGAACACCGCGATCAGGATGCCGAAGAACACCACCGACATCGCCCATGCGTTGAGCACATCGTTGGACCAGTGCCACGGCGACTTGTTCATCCGGCGCAGTCGCTGCGCCTCGAGCTCCCACGAGGACCGCAGGCTGCCGAATACGCTGCGCGGCAAGAACTCCCAGAACGTCTCGCCGAACCGGGCCGACGCCGGATCCTCCGGGGTGGCGACCCGCACGTGGTGACCACGGTTGTGCTCGATGTAGAAGTGGCCGTAGAAGGTCTGTGCCAGGGTGATCTTCGACAACCAGCGCTCCAGCGAGTCACGCTTGTGCCCCATCTCGTGTGCGGTGTTGATGCCCACCCCTCCGAGCACACCCACCGACAACGCCACGCCGATCTTGCCGAGCCAGCCCAGCCCACCTTCGAACCCGAGCCAGCTCAGGTTGGACGCGGTGAACAGGTACGCACCCAGGATCACGCTCGCGTACTGGAACGGGATGTAGACGTAGGTGCAGTACCGGTAGTACTTGTCGTTCTCCAGCCGCTCCATCACCTCATCGGGCGGGTTCTGCCCGTCGGGACCGAACCGCAGGTCCAGCACCGGTAGCAGCACGTAGAGCAGGACCGGGCCGATCCACAACGGCAGCTGTGCCGCCGTGTGCCAACCCGCCTGGTTGACCGCCCAGACGATGGGCAGCATCACAAACAGGGCGGTGGGGGCGATCAGCCCCATCAACCACAGGTACCGCTTCTTGTCTCGCCACTGCACCTCCGCGACCTGTGCGCCGTCGGATAGGGCTGAGCTGTCTATCGCCACGTCATACCTCCTTGTGTGAGAGCGATCACTGCAATGACTTGACTATAGATGGCTATATGTCGCCTGTCTAGACATACATAGTCATTTTGTAAAGCACTCTGGCCGTCGACGCGCAAACAGAAGGGCGATACCGCAACGCGGTATCGCCCTTCTGTCGCTGCCGGGCGCCCGGCGATGGACTACCTCGTGGCGGCGGACTCCCGCTGCCCGAGCACCGAGTGCCTGCGCCCGTACAGCGCGTACACGACAAGCCCGATGGCCATCCAGATCAGGAACCGGATCCAGGTCAGCCCGGTCAGGTTGAGCATCAGCCATCCACAGGCCGCGATCGCGGCGATGGGCAGCACCGGCACCAACGGCGTCCGGAAACCCCGCGGCAGATCCGGACGGGTCCGCCGCAACACGATGACCCCGGCCGAGACCAGCACGAAGGCGAACAGCGTGCCGATGTTCACCATCTCCTCGAGCTTGCCCATCGGGAAGATCGTCGCGGCGATGGCGACCAGCACGCCGACGATCACTGTGATCCGTACCGGCGTGCCCTGCGGGCTGGTCCTGGCCAACCGGCGCGGCATGAGACCGTCCCGGGACATCGCGAACAGCACCCGGGTCTGCCCGAGCATCAGCACGATCACCACCGTCGTCAGTCCGGCCAGCGCCCCGACCGAGATGACCTTGGCAGCCCAGTGCACGCCGTTGGCCGCGAACGCCGTCGCCAGGTTCGCCGAATGGCCGTCGGAGCCGCGCAGCTCCCGGTAGGACACCATCCCCGAGAGCACGATGGCCACCGCCACGTAGAGCACCGTCACGATCCCCAGCGAGCCGAGGATGCCCCGCGGCACGTCGCGCTGCGGATTCTTGGTCTCCTCCGCCGTGGTGGCGACGATGTCGAAGCCGATGAAGGCAAAGAACACGATCGACGCCCCAGCCAGCACGCCGTACCAGCCGAAGTGGCTGCCGGTCGCACCGGTGATCAAGGAGAACAGCGACTGGTCGGCACCGCTGCCGCCGGTACCGGTCTCCGCGGGCGGGATGAACGGCGAATAATTTTGCGGCTTGATGTAGAACGCTCCGACGACGACCACCAGCAACACCACCGCCACCTTGATGACGGTGATCACCAGACTCACTTCCGCCGACAGTTTGGTGCCGCGTGCCAGCAGCAGTGTCA
It encodes the following:
- the cycA gene encoding D-serine/D-alanine/glycine transporter, with amino-acid sequence MTVPVAQPNLSSGEPQLSRQLSNRHIQLIAIGGAIGTGLFMGSGKTISLAGPSVIFVYMIIGFMLFFVMRAMGELLLSNLHYKSFADFAADLLGPWAGFFTGWTYWFCWIVTGVADVVAISGYVQYWWRDLPLWIPALAAVVLLIGLNLPTVKAFGETEFWFALIKIVAIGALIVVGLVMVLNHFQAPGGAHASFANLWNDGGFFPTGPMGFVAGFQIATFAFVGIELVGTTAAEAKNPERNLPKAINSIPVRVMLFYVAALAVIISVTPWREISADRSPFVAMFSLAGLGIAASVINFVVLTSATSSANSGIYSTSRMVYGLAQEGDAPSRFGKLTSRRVPANALFLSGVFLLAGVVMVAVGDSIIEAFTIVTTISSLCFIFVWTIILSSYLVYRRRRPHLHEASKFKMPGGIAMCYVVLAFFVFLVWAFTQKPDTLHALLVTPVWFIVLGIAWSVLRRRPTHVAREAKFRAELNDTTVD
- a CDS encoding rubredoxin, giving the protein MTDERLREEPTSTEPYKLFVCVQCGFEYDEEKGWPEDGIAPGTRWDDIPDDWSCPDCGAAKSDFEMMEIARP
- a CDS encoding lipase family protein — its product is MRRLWGALCVLLLFGSVGVIPRAHADPDPTLRNHDPIFNEDQYAEFYTPPDPLPPGAPGDLIRTEPSRLVLEPSGQLGAIMAAGTRIMYRSTDSRGNPMAVTGTYFEPQNDWPGKGPRPLIVYGPGTQGQGDQCAPSRQFNQGIHWSPWLDIAFNYEELFVATMVARGFAIVMTDYQGLGTPGLHTYVNRVAEGNAMLDAGRAALKLPGTSLDPHGPVAFWGYSQGGGAAASAAELAASYAPDLHVVGTYAGAPPADLKELFPYADGSALVGVVGYAINGVLQAYPEAAQAIHDKLTPRGEDLLNKVAGQCIAETIAKFMFRHLQPYFTEDIHQLVNEEPFSGLFDLQKIGRYRPDAPVLINSNRYDPLVPWTAANQLGRDWCDKGADVEFRTNEEPPFLNKLVINHALPMLVDGEAAMQWIADRFNGIPTAPNCGQF
- a CDS encoding amino acid permease, with amino-acid sequence MASRWRTKSVEQSIADTDEPSTRLRKDLTWWDLTVFGVSVVIGAGIFTITASTAGSLTGPAISISFIIAAIACGLAALCYAEFASTLPVAGSAYTFSYATFGEFIAWVIGWDLILEFAVAAAVVAKGWSSYLGTVFGFGGGTLSIGGFEVDWGALLIVAVVTLLLARGTKLSAEVSLVITVIKVAVVLLVVVVGAFYIKPQNYSPFIPPAETGTGGSGADQSLFSLITGATGSHFGWYGVLAGASIVFFAFIGFDIVATTAEETKNPQRDVPRGILGSLGIVTVLYVAVAIVLSGMVSYRELRGSDGHSANLATAFAANGVHWAAKVISVGALAGLTTVVIVLMLGQTRVLFAMSRDGLMPRRLARTSPQGTPVRITVIVGVLVAIAATIFPMGKLEEMVNIGTLFAFVLVSAGVIVLRRTRPDLPRGFRTPLVPVLPIAAIAACGWLMLNLTGLTWIRFLIWMAIGLVVYALYGRRHSVLGQRESAATR
- a CDS encoding CocE/NonD family hydrolase translates to MQRPFPAATGRGPCDVTTEHDVPATMRDGTVLRADVYRPKTSDAVPVILMRTQYGKSAAQTDVDRFEPPDWFASHCYLVVVQDIRGQGNSGGVFSEFTHDMDDGYDSVEWAAALPGSNGKVGMYGSSYVGATQWLAAVTTPPHLATIVPANTASDYYDGWNYEGGEFRLGFVLPWAIEDIATTAAINRDDKQAVAQLKAAAADPTRWLNYRPFKDLPPMQPTNPVVAPWYFDWIRHSTRDDFWRRFSIRDRYPAVKIPVLHIEGWYDAFLAGGIENFTGMTTHGGSDVARTNQRLVIGPWDHVGWGRPDSVAAPMLKDIGPVANSPINELQLAWYDHFLKGEDNDVAGPPRVDYFLMGANVWKTAPNWPLPQTHWTNWYLSGSGGFADREGQLTTQPPAAQPPDSYLYDPAFPAPSLGGHSCCGALNGPQGPYDQTPVEQRSDVLVYSSAPLTKDTEVTGPVTVTLWAQSTAVDTDFTAKLVVVKPDGQAINLNNGVLRTPFRDSLADPTPTTPGQPYQYRIQVWPTSYLFRAGDRIRLEVSSSDYPQFAPNPNTGAPFGQDTRTVQATQTVLHDPAHPSTITLPVIG
- a CDS encoding rubredoxin codes for the protein MSAYTCPGCGYTYDEAKGAPREGFPAGTPWDQVPDDWCCPDCAVREKVDFEEIGVTK
- the alkX gene encoding TetR family transcriptional regulator AlkX, with protein sequence MSRPSDRRIPYAEASRVLLRDSILDGMRELLLTRDWSAITLSHVATAAGISRQTIYNEFGSRQGLAEGYAMRLADRLVDAVDEAINHNVGEVHAAFLEGFRAFFAESAADPLVTSLLTGASKPDLLQIITTGSGPIISRCSDRLTGTFQNSWMKASDQDAGVLARAIVRLAMSYVSMPPEADHDVAGDLARLMTPFAERYGVIDTP
- the ahcY gene encoding adenosylhomocysteinase; protein product: MTELKADSLNGIDFKVADLSLADFGRKEIRLAEHEMPGLMALRREYADVAPLKGARISGSLHMTVQTAVLIETLVALGAEVRWASCNIFSTQDHAAAAVVVGPHGTEEAPKGVPVFAWKGESLEEYWWAAEQMLTWDGEPANMILDDGGDATMMVLRGAQYEKAGVVPPAEDDDPAEWKVFLSVLRKTFENDKTKWSTIAEAVKGVTEETTTGVLRLYQFEAAGELPFPAINVNDSVTKSKFDNKYGTRHSLIDGINRGTDVLIGGKKVLICGYGDVGKGCAESLAGQGARVSVTEIDPINALQALMDGFDVVTVEEGISQADIVVTATGNKDIITLDHMKAMKDQAILGNIGHFDNEIDMAALERSDAKRLNIKPQVDQWTFDNGKSIIVLSEGRLLNLGNATGHPSFVMSNSFSNQVIAQIELWTKNDEYDNAVYRLAKHLDEKVARIHVEALGGTLTKLTKEQAEYINVDVEGPYKPEHYRY